A single Streptomyces sp. Edi2 DNA region contains:
- a CDS encoding dioxygenase, with product MRYADDMSQGAATGPVPPTREDGEQGRSRRSFIKSTSAGVTSVALGVGVAASAGPTAEATEPRRPATARRAAVPLAVTPACSGHETPASIEGPLFKPNSPARGDLITPGIRGVRLDLSGVVYDTACKPLPDTLIEFWQCDQNGDYDTSGFSLRGHQYTDSRGAYLLRTIIPRDYWGRWGQRAPHIHTRVQASGGPVLVTQLYFPDDTQAYGRDFAALNAADRLLNRACTIGLSGPADGRYTGTFDFVITTKV from the coding sequence ATGCGGTACGCCGACGATATGAGCCAGGGGGCTGCAACCGGCCCGGTGCCCCCGACGCGGGAAGACGGCGAGCAGGGAAGGTCCAGGAGGTCCTTCATCAAGTCCACTTCCGCAGGCGTGACCTCCGTGGCCCTCGGGGTGGGCGTGGCGGCCTCGGCCGGCCCCACTGCCGAGGCCACGGAGCCGCGCCGGCCGGCGACGGCACGGCGAGCGGCGGTCCCGCTCGCCGTCACCCCGGCCTGCTCGGGCCACGAGACTCCGGCGTCCATCGAAGGCCCGTTGTTCAAGCCCAACTCTCCCGCACGGGGCGATCTGATCACACCGGGCATCCGCGGGGTACGGCTCGACCTCAGCGGAGTCGTGTACGACACCGCCTGCAAGCCGCTGCCCGACACGCTCATCGAGTTCTGGCAGTGCGACCAGAACGGCGACTACGACACCTCCGGGTTCTCGCTCCGCGGGCACCAGTACACGGACAGCCGAGGTGCCTACCTGCTCCGGACGATCATCCCCCGGGATTACTGGGGCCGTTGGGGCCAACGGGCACCGCACATCCACACCCGGGTGCAGGCGTCCGGCGGCCCCGTCCTCGTCACCCAGCTGTACTTCCCCGACGACACCCAGGCGTACGGCAGGGACTTCGCCGCCCTCAACGCCGCCGACCGGCTGCTCAACCGCGCCTGCACCATCGGTCTCAGTGGTCCGGCGGACGGCCGCTACACCGGCACCTTCGACTTCGTGATCACCACCAAGGTCTAA
- a CDS encoding MmcQ/YjbR family DNA-binding protein gives MMDSADVRRIALSLPETVEKVAWEMPTFRVAGKMFLTIPDDETSFAVRCPRHEREELIAAEPAKFWVPPHEAGSAWVRVRLAALEDIDELRDILVDSWKQAAPTRLVDAFP, from the coding sequence GTGATGGATTCCGCCGATGTCCGCCGTATCGCCCTTTCCCTGCCCGAAACGGTGGAGAAGGTGGCCTGGGAGATGCCCACCTTCCGGGTCGCCGGAAAGATGTTCCTCACGATTCCCGACGATGAGACCTCGTTCGCCGTGCGATGCCCGAGGCACGAGCGGGAAGAGTTGATTGCCGCGGAGCCGGCGAAGTTCTGGGTACCGCCGCACGAAGCCGGCTCCGCCTGGGTGAGGGTACGGCTGGCCGCATTGGAGGACATCGACGAGCTGCGGGACATCCTCGTGGACTCCTGGAAGCAAGCAGCTCCGACGCGGCTCGTGGATGCCTTTCCCTGA
- a CDS encoding LuxR C-terminal-related transcriptional regulator codes for MGRERELSRLRTLLRSARLLTLTGPGGVGKTRLALELAGGVRGARAGRAHWVALDSLEDGTLLPQALAAVLGVRERGGRAGVEAVIHALGTRTALIVLDNCEHLADACAGLAETLLVRCPRLRIIATSRETLRVPGEVVFRVGELSLSPPDGDHDFAEPLRSEAVRLFLERARTSDAEFRLGPGEARTVAEICRWLDGLPLAIELAAGRAGSLSLPGILHGLDDQLSLLTDGRRTGPERHRELGAAIDWSHRLLDPLERVVFRRLSVLGGGFDAQGAAAVCAEGEGGGRSGSVPRTETIGRRDPHRLVRREQVLRVICALEAKSLVVRVRGDEPRGTARFRQLSAIRAYGMERLAEAGELQDTWDRALDWLVERAAGAVAPETFPDTAEGPLAQEQGNLTAAVAHAASRSDRRYLPLAVALARLLYQQEQLTAARTLLSEVLERAPDHEDRGAALALAARSACLQDDHAAALTFAHEAVAAGRSGRHPAERSGRHPAERSGRHPAGLANALDALAAARLCRGEFSEAVAVFAECLDVVQMLGRPLDLALCRHHLAWALLHTGGAVQAEQLMQQCLPELEARAPQGQLTAALHTAGAIRLAQGDVDAAERKFAEVLLKTPPGESYHALYPLEGLAIVSAERGDLERSLRLYAAAAAIRRRIDTEPEAHWWERVEAAVARAKDGIPPSGVKAAMAAGRRLRGARLVAYALHGTPLRSTGGDSEHVRSKGRDGAEVRSAGGDSDQEVRSGRVGMAAQPPLTGRESAVAELVSEGLTNQQIASHLGLSKSTVASHLDRVRDKWGVRSRTQIAVRAAGRAAGRAAGAEPGH; via the coding sequence GTGGGTCGTGAGCGAGAGCTGTCGCGGTTACGTACGCTGCTGAGATCCGCGCGCCTCCTGACGCTGACGGGCCCGGGCGGAGTGGGCAAGACACGTCTGGCATTGGAGCTGGCGGGCGGTGTCCGGGGCGCCCGCGCGGGCCGGGCCCACTGGGTGGCGCTCGACTCGCTGGAGGACGGCACGCTGCTGCCGCAGGCGCTCGCCGCGGTCCTCGGGGTGCGCGAGCGCGGCGGCCGGGCCGGCGTCGAGGCAGTGATCCATGCGCTGGGCACCCGCACGGCGCTGATCGTGCTGGACAATTGCGAGCATCTGGCGGATGCCTGCGCCGGGCTGGCCGAGACGCTGCTCGTCCGTTGCCCCCGGCTGCGGATTATCGCCACCAGTCGGGAGACACTGCGAGTCCCCGGCGAGGTCGTCTTCCGTGTCGGCGAATTGTCGCTCTCGCCACCGGACGGGGACCACGACTTTGCCGAGCCACTGCGGTCGGAGGCAGTCAGGCTGTTCCTGGAACGCGCCCGGACGAGCGATGCGGAGTTCAGGCTCGGGCCCGGTGAGGCCCGTACGGTGGCCGAGATCTGCCGATGGCTGGACGGGCTGCCGCTGGCCATCGAACTGGCGGCGGGCAGGGCGGGATCGCTCTCCCTGCCGGGCATTCTGCACGGCCTCGACGATCAGCTGTCCCTGCTGACCGACGGCAGGAGGACCGGGCCGGAGCGGCATCGCGAGTTGGGGGCGGCGATCGACTGGAGCCACCGCCTGCTGGATCCGCTGGAAAGAGTGGTCTTCCGGCGGCTGTCGGTGCTCGGGGGCGGCTTCGACGCGCAGGGAGCCGCCGCGGTCTGCGCCGAGGGAGAGGGTGGCGGTCGGAGCGGCAGCGTACCGCGCACGGAAACGATCGGTCGTCGCGACCCGCACCGCCTCGTGCGCCGGGAGCAGGTGTTGCGCGTGATCTGCGCGCTGGAGGCCAAGTCTCTGGTCGTGAGGGTACGCGGGGATGAGCCACGGGGCACGGCGAGGTTCCGGCAGCTGAGTGCCATCCGGGCCTACGGAATGGAACGGCTCGCGGAAGCCGGGGAGCTGCAGGACACGTGGGACCGGGCGCTCGACTGGCTGGTGGAGCGGGCCGCGGGAGCCGTCGCGCCGGAGACGTTCCCCGACACCGCCGAGGGGCCCCTCGCCCAGGAGCAGGGGAACCTCACGGCGGCCGTCGCCCACGCCGCCTCCCGCTCCGACCGCCGGTACCTCCCCCTTGCGGTCGCGCTGGCTCGTTTGCTGTACCAACAGGAGCAGCTGACGGCCGCGCGCACGCTGCTGTCGGAGGTCTTGGAGCGGGCGCCCGACCACGAGGACCGCGGAGCGGCGTTGGCGCTGGCCGCGCGGTCGGCATGTCTGCAGGACGACCATGCCGCGGCCCTCACCTTCGCTCATGAGGCCGTCGCCGCCGGGCGGAGCGGACGGCATCCCGCCGAGCGGAGCGGGCGGCATCCCGCCGAGCGGAGCGGGCGGCATCCCGCCGGGCTGGCCAATGCCCTGGACGCGCTGGCGGCCGCCCGGCTGTGCCGGGGCGAGTTCTCCGAGGCCGTCGCCGTTTTCGCCGAGTGTCTCGATGTGGTCCAGATGCTCGGCCGTCCACTGGACCTCGCGCTCTGCCGGCACCATCTGGCGTGGGCGCTGCTCCACACGGGCGGGGCCGTACAGGCCGAGCAACTGATGCAGCAGTGTCTTCCCGAGCTGGAAGCACGGGCACCGCAGGGTCAGTTGACCGCCGCTCTGCACACCGCAGGAGCGATCCGGCTGGCGCAGGGCGACGTGGACGCCGCCGAGCGGAAGTTCGCCGAAGTGCTGCTCAAGACGCCGCCCGGCGAGAGCTACCACGCGCTCTACCCGTTGGAAGGGCTGGCCATCGTGTCGGCCGAGCGGGGGGACCTGGAGCGCTCGCTGCGGCTGTACGCGGCGGCCGCCGCGATACGGCGGCGCATCGACACCGAGCCGGAGGCGCACTGGTGGGAGCGGGTGGAGGCGGCGGTGGCGCGGGCCAAGGACGGGATTCCTCCCTCCGGGGTCAAGGCAGCGATGGCAGCGGGTCGCCGGCTCCGGGGAGCGCGGTTGGTCGCGTATGCGCTGCACGGCACGCCGCTTCGTTCCACGGGAGGCGACAGTGAACACGTCCGTTCCAAAGGACGCGACGGTGCGGAGGTCCGTTCCGCAGGAGGCGACAGTGACCAGGAAGTGAGGTCCGGCCGAGTCGGCATGGCCGCGCAGCCCCCGCTGACCGGACGTGAGTCGGCGGTCGCCGAGCTGGTCTCCGAAGGACTGACCAACCAGCAGATCGCCTCGCATCTGGGCCTCTCCAAGAGCACCGTGGCCAGCCATCTGGACCGGGTCCGGGACAAGTGGGGGGTCAGATCCCGTACGCAGATCGCCGTCCGGGCCGCGGGACGGGCAGCGGGACGGGCAGCGGGCGCCGAGCCCGGTCACTGA